The following are encoded together in the Terriglobia bacterium genome:
- a CDS encoding sigma-54 dependent transcriptional regulator, with amino-acid sequence MATSKTGTVLLVDDDRNFLHVLNYHVQGFGYQTIPVSSGPEALERMKEQRVDLVVTDLKMPGMDGLQLLTEIRKISADLPIIVLTAHGSIDKAVEAVKGGASDFLTKPFERAEIHHAIVTALKMSNLMEENRRLAQVVQKTFEFGGFVGSSKKFQQVLELAAQLAGVDTTVLIEGESGTGKELLARAIHFNSPRRGKPFVVVNCGAIPKELMESELFGYKRGAFTGAVANKKGKFEVADGGTLLLDEIGELPLGMQVKLLRILQQKEMDVLGDPLPRLVDVRIVAASNQNLMRLMEKNTFREDLYYRLSVAPLYLPPLRERKEDIPLLVFHFLEKLGQKFGKEVRFEQGVIDAFQTYHWPGNVRELENVVERLTVFDKRGVVTMEDMPAQFRRPAGSLGSVVVRLPEEGFRLQEVERDILLAALERHGWNQTRAARYLGITRNTLIYRMQKYNIREHEKEGTGAV; translated from the coding sequence ATGGCAACTTCCAAGACGGGTACGGTCTTGCTTGTAGATGATGACAGGAACTTTCTGCATGTCCTGAACTATCATGTCCAGGGATTCGGCTATCAGACCATTCCGGTCTCATCCGGACCCGAGGCGCTCGAGCGCATGAAGGAACAGAGGGTGGACCTAGTGGTAACGGACCTGAAGATGCCGGGGATGGACGGCCTTCAGCTTCTGACCGAAATCCGAAAGATAAGCGCCGACCTCCCCATCATCGTCCTCACGGCACATGGCTCAATCGACAAGGCGGTGGAGGCGGTCAAGGGTGGGGCCAGCGATTTTCTCACCAAGCCCTTCGAGCGGGCAGAGATCCATCACGCGATCGTCACCGCCCTCAAGATGTCCAACCTGATGGAAGAGAACCGGCGTCTTGCCCAGGTGGTTCAGAAGACCTTTGAGTTCGGCGGTTTTGTGGGCTCCTCCAAGAAGTTTCAGCAAGTCCTGGAGCTTGCGGCGCAGCTCGCTGGCGTAGACACGACTGTCCTGATCGAGGGTGAGAGCGGAACCGGGAAGGAGCTTCTGGCCCGCGCCATTCATTTCAACAGCCCGCGCCGGGGAAAGCCCTTCGTCGTGGTCAACTGTGGGGCCATTCCAAAGGAGCTGATGGAATCAGAGCTGTTCGGCTACAAGCGAGGCGCATTCACGGGTGCCGTGGCCAACAAAAAGGGGAAGTTCGAGGTGGCCGACGGGGGCACGCTGCTCCTCGACGAGATTGGGGAACTGCCGTTGGGGATGCAGGTGAAGCTGCTGCGTATCTTGCAGCAAAAAGAAATGGACGTTCTCGGCGACCCGCTCCCGCGCCTGGTTGATGTGCGCATCGTGGCGGCGAGCAACCAGAATCTGATGCGACTGATGGAGAAGAACACATTCCGGGAAGATCTCTATTACAGGCTCTCCGTCGCTCCGCTCTATCTGCCGCCCCTGCGCGAACGCAAAGAAGATATCCCCTTGCTGGTGTTCCACTTCCTCGAGAAGCTGGGGCAGAAATTCGGCAAGGAAGTCCGGTTCGAACAGGGGGTGATCGATGCCTTTCAGACCTATCACTGGCCTGGCAATGTCCGGGAACTTGAGAATGTCGTAGAAAGGCTCACGGTCTTCGACAAGCGTGGCGTTGTGACCATGGAAGATATGCCGGCACAGTTCCGGCGTCCGGCGGGGTCCTTGGGTTCGGTTGTTGTCCGGTTGCCGGAGGAGGGTTTTCGGCTGCAGGAAGTTGAGCGGGACATTCTTCTGGCGGCCCTGGAGCGGCATGGCTGGAACCAGACCCGCGCCGCCCGATATCTGGGCATTACCCGCAACACCCTGATCTACCGCATGCAGAAATACAACATCCGCGAGCATGAAAAAGAGGGGACGGGGGCAGTATGA
- a CDS encoding sensor histidine kinase — MREALKQAVLLFLILLISVFHFATPTEYIYLHEIYQRFYYIPIILAAFWYGPLWGFLASALTSVLYGIHIHRDWIYLPTYSFNQYAEIFLYNVIGLLIGFLSLRERRHREKLEKTSGELSQAYERLRSAFEQLKQSDRLAALGQLSAGIAHEIRNPLGSIKGSIEILETEIAPDNPKHEFVRIIKEETARLNSIVAEFLRFARPPKPAVELASLNELISSTLNLLQKEAEHSRVEIRKCLDPLLPEVNVDRDQIRQVLLNVVLNGIQAMPQGGVLEVSSARADGKVVVEVADNGPGLEEEDLERVFDPFFTTKPQGTGLGLSISYQLLQRHGGRINAERNAGRGMTFRIELPIAPLSAK; from the coding sequence ATGCGCGAGGCGCTGAAGCAGGCCGTGTTGCTGTTCTTGATACTGCTCATCTCGGTCTTTCACTTTGCGACGCCCACGGAGTACATCTACCTGCACGAAATCTACCAGCGTTTCTACTATATCCCCATTATCCTGGCGGCCTTCTGGTATGGGCCGCTCTGGGGTTTTCTGGCCTCGGCCCTGACGAGCGTGCTCTATGGCATCCACATCCACCGCGACTGGATCTACCTTCCCACTTACTCCTTCAACCAGTACGCCGAGATCTTCCTTTACAACGTCATCGGGCTTTTGATCGGATTCCTTTCGCTCCGGGAGCGCCGCCACCGGGAAAAACTGGAGAAGACGTCGGGTGAGCTGTCGCAGGCCTACGAGCGCCTGCGATCGGCCTTCGAGCAACTCAAGCAGTCGGACCGGCTTGCCGCCCTCGGGCAGCTGAGTGCCGGCATTGCCCATGAGATCCGGAATCCTCTCGGATCCATTAAAGGGTCGATTGAGATCCTTGAAACCGAAATCGCCCCCGACAATCCCAAGCACGAGTTTGTCAGGATCATCAAAGAGGAGACAGCCAGGCTCAACTCCATTGTGGCCGAGTTTCTCAGGTTTGCTCGGCCGCCCAAGCCCGCAGTGGAGCTTGCCTCGCTGAATGAATTGATCAGCTCCACGCTGAACCTGCTCCAGAAAGAAGCGGAGCACTCGCGAGTCGAAATCCGAAAGTGCCTGGACCCGCTACTTCCCGAGGTAAACGTCGACCGTGATCAGATCCGGCAGGTTCTGCTGAATGTCGTTCTCAACGGCATCCAAGCAATGCCCCAAGGCGGTGTGCTGGAGGTCAGTTCCGCGCGCGCAGACGGCAAGGTAGTCGTAGAAGTCGCCGACAACGGCCCGGGGCTCGAGGAAGAGGACCTGGAACGTGTGTTCGACCCTTTCTTCACGACCAAGCCTCAGGGCACCGGCCTGGGCCTTTCGATTTCCTATCAGCTGTTGCAACGCCACGGCGGCAGGATCAACGCCGAAAGGAACGCAGGCCGCGGCATGACCTTTCGCATCGAGCTCCCCATCGCGCCGCTTTCTGCAAAATAA